The Neofelis nebulosa isolate mNeoNeb1 chromosome X, mNeoNeb1.pri, whole genome shotgun sequence genome has a segment encoding these proteins:
- the ARR3 gene encoding arrestin-C isoform X9 — protein sequence MKRLNINSMANMSRVYKKTCSNGKLAIYLGKRDFVDHVDMVDPIDGVVLVDPDYLKGRKMFVMLTCAFRYGHDDLDVIGLTFRKDLYVQVQQVFPPEPTSTQGPLTVLQERLLQKLGDNAYPFTLQMVVNLPCSVTLQPGPEDAGKACGIDFEVKSFCAENLEEKISKRDSVRLVVRKVQFAPLEPGPGPCAQTVRHFLLSSQPLQLQAWMDREVHYHGKPISVNVSINNCTNKVIKKIKISVDQITDVVLYSLDKYTKTVFTQEFTETIAANSNFSKSFAVTPLLAANCQKQGLALDGKLKHGDTNLASSTILQPGMNKELLGILVSYKLLILGCHSTLSILGDLITSDVGVELPLILMHPKPSHALRT from the exons ATG aAAAGGCTCAACATCAACTCCATGGCCAACATGTCAAG ggTGTATAAGAAGACCTGCTCCAATGGGAAG CTTGCCATCTACCTGGGGAAACGGGACTTCGTGGACCATGTGGACATGGTGGATCCCATTG ATGGTGTAGTCCTGGTTGATCCTGATTACTTAAAAGGTCGAAAGA TGTTTGTCATGTTGACATGTGCCTTTCGCTATGGCCATGATGACTTGGACGTGATCGGTCTGACATTCCGCAAAGATCTGTATGTACAGGTGCAGCAAGTGTTCCCACCTGAGCCCACcagcacccaggggcccctcacaGTCCTACAGGAGCGACTGCTGCAAAAGTTGGGGGACAATGCCTACCCCTTTACCCTGCAG ATGGTTGTTAACCTGCCCTGTTCAGTGACACTGCAGCCAGGTCCCGAAGATGCAGGAAAG GCCTGTGGGATTGACTTTGAAGTGAAGAGCTTCTGTGCTGAAAACCTGGAGGAGAAAATCTCCAAGAG AGACTCTGTACGGCTGGTGGTTCGGAAAGTACAGTTTGCACCCCTGGAACCAGGCCCTGGTCCCTGTGCCCAGACTGTCCGCCACTTCCTTCTGTCATCTCAGCCCCTACAACTCCAGGCCTGGATGGACAGGGAG GTTCACTACCATGGCAAACCCATCTCTGTCAATGTTTCTATCAACAACTGCACCAACAAGGTCatcaaaaaaatcaagatttcag TCGACCAGATCACAGACGTTGTCCTGTATTCCCTAGACAAGTACACCAAGACCGTGTTCACTCAGGAGTTCAC GGAGACTATAGCTGCTAACTCCAACTTCTCTAAGAGCTTCGCAGTAACCCCACTCCTGGCTGCCAACTGCCAGAAACAGGGCCTGGCACTGGATGGCAAACTCAAGCATGGTGATACTAATCTGGCCTCTAGCACAAT TCTTCAACCTGGAATGAACAAGGAGCTGCTGGGGATCCTGGTGTCCTACAAA CTGCTAATTTTAGGGTGTCATTCTACCCTCAGCATCCTAGGCGACCTGATTACCAG CGATGTTGGTGTGGAGCTGCCCCTGATCCTGATGCATCCAAAGCCATCACATG CTCTGAGGACATAG
- the ARR3 gene encoding arrestin-C isoform X3, translated as MANMSRVYKKTCSNGKLAIYLGKRDFVDHVDMVDPIDGVVLVDPDYLKGRKMFVMLTCAFRYGHDDLDVIGLTFRKDLYVQVQQVFPPEPTSTQGPLTVLQERLLQKLGDNAYPFTLQMVVNLPCSVTLQPGPEDAGKACGIDFEVKSFCAENLEEKISKRDSVRLVVRKVQFAPLEPGPGPCAQTVRHFLLSSQPLQLQAWMDREVHYHGKPISVNVSINNCTNKVIKKIKISVDQITDVVLYSLDKYTKTVFTQEFTETIAANSNFSKSFAVTPLLAANCQKQGLALDGKLKHGDTNLASSTILHSSLQPGMNKELLGILVSYKHPRRPDYQRCWCGAAPDPDASKAITCSEDIVIEEFARQEHRGEDSQEALAAEGGEGS; from the exons ATGGCCAACATGTCAAG ggTGTATAAGAAGACCTGCTCCAATGGGAAG CTTGCCATCTACCTGGGGAAACGGGACTTCGTGGACCATGTGGACATGGTGGATCCCATTG ATGGTGTAGTCCTGGTTGATCCTGATTACTTAAAAGGTCGAAAGA TGTTTGTCATGTTGACATGTGCCTTTCGCTATGGCCATGATGACTTGGACGTGATCGGTCTGACATTCCGCAAAGATCTGTATGTACAGGTGCAGCAAGTGTTCCCACCTGAGCCCACcagcacccaggggcccctcacaGTCCTACAGGAGCGACTGCTGCAAAAGTTGGGGGACAATGCCTACCCCTTTACCCTGCAG ATGGTTGTTAACCTGCCCTGTTCAGTGACACTGCAGCCAGGTCCCGAAGATGCAGGAAAG GCCTGTGGGATTGACTTTGAAGTGAAGAGCTTCTGTGCTGAAAACCTGGAGGAGAAAATCTCCAAGAG AGACTCTGTACGGCTGGTGGTTCGGAAAGTACAGTTTGCACCCCTGGAACCAGGCCCTGGTCCCTGTGCCCAGACTGTCCGCCACTTCCTTCTGTCATCTCAGCCCCTACAACTCCAGGCCTGGATGGACAGGGAG GTTCACTACCATGGCAAACCCATCTCTGTCAATGTTTCTATCAACAACTGCACCAACAAGGTCatcaaaaaaatcaagatttcag TCGACCAGATCACAGACGTTGTCCTGTATTCCCTAGACAAGTACACCAAGACCGTGTTCACTCAGGAGTTCAC GGAGACTATAGCTGCTAACTCCAACTTCTCTAAGAGCTTCGCAGTAACCCCACTCCTGGCTGCCAACTGCCAGAAACAGGGCCTGGCACTGGATGGCAAACTCAAGCATGGTGATACTAATCTGGCCTCTAGCACAAT TCTTCATTCCAGTCTTCAACCTGGAATGAACAAGGAGCTGCTGGGGATCCTGGTGTCCTACAAA CATCCTAGGCGACCTGATTACCAG CGATGTTGGTGTGGAGCTGCCCCTGATCCTGATGCATCCAAAGCCATCACATG CTCTGAGGACATAGTCATTGAGGAGTTCGCTCGTCAGGAGCACCGTGGGGAGGATAGCCAGGAGGCTTTGGCGGCGGAGGGGGGTGAGGGAAGCTGA
- the ARR3 gene encoding arrestin-C isoform X1, translating into MKRLNINSMANMSRVYKKTCSNGKLAIYLGKRDFVDHVDMVDPIDGVVLVDPDYLKGRKMFVMLTCAFRYGHDDLDVIGLTFRKDLYVQVQQVFPPEPTSTQGPLTVLQERLLQKLGDNAYPFTLQMVVNLPCSVTLQPGPEDAGKACGIDFEVKSFCAENLEEKISKRDSVRLVVRKVQFAPLEPGPGPCAQTVRHFLLSSQPLQLQAWMDREVHYHGKPISVNVSINNCTNKVIKKIKISVDQITDVVLYSLDKYTKTVFTQEFTETIAANSNFSKSFAVTPLLAANCQKQGLALDGKLKHGDTNLASSTILHSSLQPGMNKELLGILVSYKHPRRPDYQRCWCGAAPDPDASKAITCSEDIVIEEFARQEHRGEDSQEALAAEGGEGS; encoded by the exons ATG aAAAGGCTCAACATCAACTCCATGGCCAACATGTCAAG ggTGTATAAGAAGACCTGCTCCAATGGGAAG CTTGCCATCTACCTGGGGAAACGGGACTTCGTGGACCATGTGGACATGGTGGATCCCATTG ATGGTGTAGTCCTGGTTGATCCTGATTACTTAAAAGGTCGAAAGA TGTTTGTCATGTTGACATGTGCCTTTCGCTATGGCCATGATGACTTGGACGTGATCGGTCTGACATTCCGCAAAGATCTGTATGTACAGGTGCAGCAAGTGTTCCCACCTGAGCCCACcagcacccaggggcccctcacaGTCCTACAGGAGCGACTGCTGCAAAAGTTGGGGGACAATGCCTACCCCTTTACCCTGCAG ATGGTTGTTAACCTGCCCTGTTCAGTGACACTGCAGCCAGGTCCCGAAGATGCAGGAAAG GCCTGTGGGATTGACTTTGAAGTGAAGAGCTTCTGTGCTGAAAACCTGGAGGAGAAAATCTCCAAGAG AGACTCTGTACGGCTGGTGGTTCGGAAAGTACAGTTTGCACCCCTGGAACCAGGCCCTGGTCCCTGTGCCCAGACTGTCCGCCACTTCCTTCTGTCATCTCAGCCCCTACAACTCCAGGCCTGGATGGACAGGGAG GTTCACTACCATGGCAAACCCATCTCTGTCAATGTTTCTATCAACAACTGCACCAACAAGGTCatcaaaaaaatcaagatttcag TCGACCAGATCACAGACGTTGTCCTGTATTCCCTAGACAAGTACACCAAGACCGTGTTCACTCAGGAGTTCAC GGAGACTATAGCTGCTAACTCCAACTTCTCTAAGAGCTTCGCAGTAACCCCACTCCTGGCTGCCAACTGCCAGAAACAGGGCCTGGCACTGGATGGCAAACTCAAGCATGGTGATACTAATCTGGCCTCTAGCACAAT TCTTCATTCCAGTCTTCAACCTGGAATGAACAAGGAGCTGCTGGGGATCCTGGTGTCCTACAAA CATCCTAGGCGACCTGATTACCAG CGATGTTGGTGTGGAGCTGCCCCTGATCCTGATGCATCCAAAGCCATCACATG CTCTGAGGACATAGTCATTGAGGAGTTCGCTCGTCAGGAGCACCGTGGGGAGGATAGCCAGGAGGCTTTGGCGGCGGAGGGGGGTGAGGGAAGCTGA
- the ARR3 gene encoding arrestin-C isoform X7 — MKRLNINSMANMSRVYKKTCSNGKLAIYLGKRDFVDHVDMVDPIDGVVLVDPDYLKGRKMFVMLTCAFRYGHDDLDVIGLTFRKDLYVQVQQVFPPEPTSTQGPLTVLQERLLQKLGDNAYPFTLQACGIDFEVKSFCAENLEEKISKRDSVRLVVRKVQFAPLEPGPGPCAQTVRHFLLSSQPLQLQAWMDREVHYHGKPISVNVSINNCTNKVIKKIKISVDQITDVVLYSLDKYTKTVFTQEFTETIAANSNFSKSFAVTPLLAANCQKQGLALDGKLKHGDTNLASSTILHSSLQPGMNKELLGILVSYKHPRRPDYQRCWCGAAPDPDASKAITCSEDIVIEEFARQEHRGEDSQEALAAEGGEGS, encoded by the exons ATG aAAAGGCTCAACATCAACTCCATGGCCAACATGTCAAG ggTGTATAAGAAGACCTGCTCCAATGGGAAG CTTGCCATCTACCTGGGGAAACGGGACTTCGTGGACCATGTGGACATGGTGGATCCCATTG ATGGTGTAGTCCTGGTTGATCCTGATTACTTAAAAGGTCGAAAGA TGTTTGTCATGTTGACATGTGCCTTTCGCTATGGCCATGATGACTTGGACGTGATCGGTCTGACATTCCGCAAAGATCTGTATGTACAGGTGCAGCAAGTGTTCCCACCTGAGCCCACcagcacccaggggcccctcacaGTCCTACAGGAGCGACTGCTGCAAAAGTTGGGGGACAATGCCTACCCCTTTACCCTGCAG GCCTGTGGGATTGACTTTGAAGTGAAGAGCTTCTGTGCTGAAAACCTGGAGGAGAAAATCTCCAAGAG AGACTCTGTACGGCTGGTGGTTCGGAAAGTACAGTTTGCACCCCTGGAACCAGGCCCTGGTCCCTGTGCCCAGACTGTCCGCCACTTCCTTCTGTCATCTCAGCCCCTACAACTCCAGGCCTGGATGGACAGGGAG GTTCACTACCATGGCAAACCCATCTCTGTCAATGTTTCTATCAACAACTGCACCAACAAGGTCatcaaaaaaatcaagatttcag TCGACCAGATCACAGACGTTGTCCTGTATTCCCTAGACAAGTACACCAAGACCGTGTTCACTCAGGAGTTCAC GGAGACTATAGCTGCTAACTCCAACTTCTCTAAGAGCTTCGCAGTAACCCCACTCCTGGCTGCCAACTGCCAGAAACAGGGCCTGGCACTGGATGGCAAACTCAAGCATGGTGATACTAATCTGGCCTCTAGCACAAT TCTTCATTCCAGTCTTCAACCTGGAATGAACAAGGAGCTGCTGGGGATCCTGGTGTCCTACAAA CATCCTAGGCGACCTGATTACCAG CGATGTTGGTGTGGAGCTGCCCCTGATCCTGATGCATCCAAAGCCATCACATG CTCTGAGGACATAGTCATTGAGGAGTTCGCTCGTCAGGAGCACCGTGGGGAGGATAGCCAGGAGGCTTTGGCGGCGGAGGGGGGTGAGGGAAGCTGA
- the ARR3 gene encoding arrestin-C isoform X13, which yields MFVMLTCAFRYGHDDLDVIGLTFRKDLYVQVQQVFPPEPTSTQGPLTVLQERLLQKLGDNAYPFTLQMVVNLPCSVTLQPGPEDAGKACGIDFEVKSFCAENLEEKISKRDSVRLVVRKVQFAPLEPGPGPCAQTVRHFLLSSQPLQLQAWMDREVHYHGKPISVNVSINNCTNKVIKKIKISVDQITDVVLYSLDKYTKTVFTQEFTETIAANSNFSKSFAVTPLLAANCQKQGLALDGKLKHGDTNLASSTILHSSLQPGMNKELLGILVSYKHPRRPDYQRCWCGAAPDPDASKAITCSEDIVIEEFARQEHRGEDSQEALAAEGGEGS from the exons A TGTTTGTCATGTTGACATGTGCCTTTCGCTATGGCCATGATGACTTGGACGTGATCGGTCTGACATTCCGCAAAGATCTGTATGTACAGGTGCAGCAAGTGTTCCCACCTGAGCCCACcagcacccaggggcccctcacaGTCCTACAGGAGCGACTGCTGCAAAAGTTGGGGGACAATGCCTACCCCTTTACCCTGCAG ATGGTTGTTAACCTGCCCTGTTCAGTGACACTGCAGCCAGGTCCCGAAGATGCAGGAAAG GCCTGTGGGATTGACTTTGAAGTGAAGAGCTTCTGTGCTGAAAACCTGGAGGAGAAAATCTCCAAGAG AGACTCTGTACGGCTGGTGGTTCGGAAAGTACAGTTTGCACCCCTGGAACCAGGCCCTGGTCCCTGTGCCCAGACTGTCCGCCACTTCCTTCTGTCATCTCAGCCCCTACAACTCCAGGCCTGGATGGACAGGGAG GTTCACTACCATGGCAAACCCATCTCTGTCAATGTTTCTATCAACAACTGCACCAACAAGGTCatcaaaaaaatcaagatttcag TCGACCAGATCACAGACGTTGTCCTGTATTCCCTAGACAAGTACACCAAGACCGTGTTCACTCAGGAGTTCAC GGAGACTATAGCTGCTAACTCCAACTTCTCTAAGAGCTTCGCAGTAACCCCACTCCTGGCTGCCAACTGCCAGAAACAGGGCCTGGCACTGGATGGCAAACTCAAGCATGGTGATACTAATCTGGCCTCTAGCACAAT TCTTCATTCCAGTCTTCAACCTGGAATGAACAAGGAGCTGCTGGGGATCCTGGTGTCCTACAAA CATCCTAGGCGACCTGATTACCAG CGATGTTGGTGTGGAGCTGCCCCTGATCCTGATGCATCCAAAGCCATCACATG CTCTGAGGACATAGTCATTGAGGAGTTCGCTCGTCAGGAGCACCGTGGGGAGGATAGCCAGGAGGCTTTGGCGGCGGAGGGGGGTGAGGGAAGCTGA